Sequence from the Mesorhizobium sp. PAMC28654 genome:
GACATGGTTGTTGGTCACGAGGTAGCCATCATCGGAGATGAAGAACCCGGACCCCTGTGCCACAGGGCGCGGCTGGTCGTTGTTGTGATCGCGATGTCCGAAGCGACGGTTGCCGCCCTGACCGTCCTGACCACCCTGATCGCCAAAGCCACGGAATTCCTTGAAGAACCGACGCAATTGCGGGTTGTCAGGAAGGTTGTTGAGGCCGTCCTGGTCCTGATCGGAGCTGTCATCGGCCGTCTGATCGATCTTGGCCTTGACCTTGACGCTGACAACGGCGGGCGACACGCGCTCCACGATGTCGGCGAAACCTGGAACCTGTGGCGCGTCGACACGCACGGCATCAGCCAGCACCGGCACGGTTCCGCTGGTCAACGCACCAACGCCGACCGCGCCGACAATTGCGAGGGACGCAGCGGCGGTCATCAGACGCTTGCGGGTGCGGGAATATGAATTGGGGGCAATATTCATTTGTCTCGTATCCTCTTTCAAGGGACGCGCTTTAAATGGCGTCCTCATAAGCAAGAGAATTAGAGAGCCGCACATTACAGCGCCATTTCCGACGCATGAAACTTTCGTAATGTTTGGGAGTGATTTCAGTCCCGGCGCAAAATAGTGTCGAGTGTCGCCTGTTCTTCCGCGGTCAATGATTTCGTCGCAATGGAGCGACGAGACCGGGTGGTCAGGACGATGAAAATGCCTCCGGCCAGCAGAAGGACAACCGGGGCGCCCCAAAGAAGGGCGGTGCGCGGTTCGAAGCGCGGCTTCAAAAGCACGAACTCACCGTAGCGGGAGACGATATAGTCCATCACTTGCTGGTCGGTGTCGCCGGCAACGATGCGCTGGCGGACGAGAACGCGCAGATCGCGAGCAAGGTCGGCATCTGATTCGTCGATCGACTGGTTCTGGCAGACCATGCAGCGCAAGCCTTCCGAAAGCGCCCTCGCCCTGGCTTCCAACCCGGGATCCGCCAGGACCTCATCCGGCTTCACCGCCTGCGCCACGCCGGAAAACAACAGCATCAGCAACAGGACGAGCGACGCCAGCGAAAACGTGCTTGCGGTGGCGCGCTTCATGACGGGCTCGGCGAGGGCGCGGTGCGCGCCTGCTTGCGGCGGGCGGGCGCACCAACGCGCAGGCGACGGTCCATCAGCGACATCGCCGCACCCGCCATCATTACCAATCCTCCGCCCCAGATCAGCGTCACCAGCGGCTTCCACCAGATACGGACAACGACCGCCCCGTCACTCCCCTCGTCGCCGAGCGAAATGTAGAGCTGGCTTAACCCCATGGTCTTGATGCCCGATTCCGTCGTTGTCATCTGGCGGACCGGGTAGAAGCGTTTGGCCGAGCTGATTTCGCCAACCGCGCTGCCACCCACCCCGATGATTTCGAACCGGCCCCTATCCTCGCTGAAATTGGGACCCTGGGCCGGATGAAGTCCGACGAAGCGCAGCGTATGGCCCGACAGTTCCACGGTTTCACCGGGATGCATGGAAAGTATCTTCTCGGTGCCGAAGCAGAGCGTGCCGACAATGCCGAGCGTGGTCAGTCCAAGGCCGAGATGGGCGAGTGCCGTGCCGAAGACCGAGCGCGGCAAGCCAAGGAATCGCCTGAGCGCGACGCTCGCCCCGACATTGCCGATCCCCGACTTGACGGCGAGATCCGTGAGAGCGCCAAAGACCAGCCAGAAGGCCAGCCCGGCGCCAAGAGCCGCGAACACCGAAGACCCATCGATGAACAACGCCGTCACCAGCGTTGCCAGAAGTGCGGCCGCGAAGGCCGCCATCAGGCGCTGGGCCACGCCAAAAATGTCACCGCGTTTCCAGGCAAGCAGCGGCCCGAACGGCACCATGACCAGCAAGGGCACCATCAGCGGCCCGAACGTAAGGTTGAAGAACGGTGCACCGACCGAAATCTTGTCGGACGAGAAGGATTCGACGGCCAGCGGGTAGAGCGTGCCGATGAGCACTGTCGCCGTGGCCGTCGTGAGGAACAGATTGTTGAGGACGATCGCGCCTTCGCGCGAGATCGGATGAAAGAGGCCGCCTGACGTCAGTCGGGAAGCGCGAAGCGCGAACAGTGCCAGCGACCCGCCGATGAACAGCGTCAGTATGCAAAGGATGAAGACGCCTCGCGTCGGATCGGTGGCGAAGGCGTGGACCGATGTCAGCACGCCGGAGCGCACCAGGAAGGTTCCGAGCAGCGACAGCGAGAAAGTCAGGATGGCCAGGAGCAGCGTCCAGATCTTCAGGGCTGAGCGCTTTTCCATGACGATCGCCGAATGGAGCAGCGCCGTCCCCGCCAGCCACGGCATGAACGAGGCGTTCTCGACCGGGTCCCAGAACCAGAAACCACCCCAGCCCAATTCATAGTAGGCCCAGTAGGAACCCATGGCGATGCCGCCGGTCAGGAACATCCAGGCGACCAATGTCCATGGCCGGACCCAGCGCGCCCAGGAAGCGTCGATGCGACCTTCGATGAGTGCCGCTACCGAGAAGGAAAAGCAGATCGAGAAGCCGACATAGCCGAGATAGAGCAGCGGCGGATGAATGGCGAGGCCGAGATCCTGCAGGATCGGATTGAGGTCGCGGCCTTCGATAGGCGCCGGGTTGAGCCTAGTGAAGGGATTGGATGTTGCCAGGATGAACAGGAAGAAGGCAGCACCGATCGCGCCCTGCACGGCCAGCACATTGGCGCGAAGCGTGACGGGAAGATTGGTGCCGAAGGCAGCAACGAGGGCGCCGAAGAAGGTCAGGATCAGCACCCAGAGCAGCATAGAGCCTTCGTGATTGCCCCAGGTGCCGGTGATCTTGTAGATCATCGGCTGCAGCGAATGCGAATTTTCCCAGACGCTCGCCACCGAGAAATCAGAGCGGGCATAGGCGATCGCCAGCGCGACGAAAGACAGCGCGGTCAAGGCAAAGCCGGTCACCGCGACCGGGCCGCCAACGGCCATCATGCGCTGGTTGTTGGACCGCGCGCCGAACATCGGCA
This genomic interval carries:
- a CDS encoding heme lyase CcmF/NrfE family subunit, whose amino-acid sequence is MVETGHFALVLAFALALVQMVVPMFGARSNNQRMMAVGGPVAVTGFALTALSFVALAIAYARSDFSVASVWENSHSLQPMIYKITGTWGNHEGSMLLWVLILTFFGALVAAFGTNLPVTLRANVLAVQGAIGAAFFLFILATSNPFTRLNPAPIEGRDLNPILQDLGLAIHPPLLYLGYVGFSICFSFSVAALIEGRIDASWARWVRPWTLVAWMFLTGGIAMGSYWAYYELGWGGFWFWDPVENASFMPWLAGTALLHSAIVMEKRSALKIWTLLLAILTFSLSLLGTFLVRSGVLTSVHAFATDPTRGVFILCILTLFIGGSLALFALRASRLTSGGLFHPISREGAIVLNNLFLTTATATVLIGTLYPLAVESFSSDKISVGAPFFNLTFGPLMVPLLVMVPFGPLLAWKRGDIFGVAQRLMAAFAAALLATLVTALFIDGSSVFAALGAGLAFWLVFGALTDLAVKSGIGNVGASVALRRFLGLPRSVFGTALAHLGLGLTTLGIVGTLCFGTEKILSMHPGETVELSGHTLRFVGLHPAQGPNFSEDRGRFEIIGVGGSAVGEISSAKRFYPVRQMTTTESGIKTMGLSQLYISLGDEGSDGAVVVRIWWKPLVTLIWGGGLVMMAGAAMSLMDRRLRVGAPARRKQARTAPSPSPS
- a CDS encoding cytochrome c-type biogenesis protein, with the translated sequence MKRATASTFSLASLVLLLMLLFSGVAQAVKPDEVLADPGLEARARALSEGLRCMVCQNQSIDESDADLARDLRVLVRQRIVAGDTDQQVMDYIVSRYGEFVLLKPRFEPRTALLWGAPVVLLLAGGIFIVLTTRSRRSIATKSLTAEEQATLDTILRRD